Proteins encoded together in one Elusimicrobiota bacterium window:
- a CDS encoding protease complex subunit PrcB family protein yields MDKSPAKAASRLWGILLALLTLSPLLALSRKPQGKKNMEWHGGYCEVSKPGERIVKTQEEWERLWKELGRPAPPADFSRQFAVAVFLGLKNTGGYGIRFLEPVSRPGETAIRYKVESPQGLATQSLTQPYAVKLLPKSSKPVKVEAE; encoded by the coding sequence ATGGATAAGAGCCCGGCCAAGGCGGCCTCGCGGCTCTGGGGCATCCTGCTGGCGCTCTTGACCCTATCGCCTCTTTTGGCCCTCTCGCGCAAGCCTCAGGGGAAGAAAAACATGGAATGGCACGGCGGCTATTGCGAGGTGTCCAAACCCGGCGAGCGAATCGTTAAAACTCAAGAAGAATGGGAGCGCCTCTGGAAGGAGCTTGGCCGCCCGGCCCCTCCGGCCGACTTCAGCCGCCAATTCGCGGTGGCCGTGTTCCTCGGGCTCAAGAACACGGGCGGCTATGGGATCAGGTTCCTGGAGCCCGTCTCACGCCCCGGAGAAACCGCGATCCGCTACAAGGTCGAAAGCCCGCAGGGCTTGGCCACACAATCCCTGACCCAGCCCTATGCCGTCAAGCTCTTGCCCAAGAGCTCCAAACCGGTCAAGGTGGAGGCCGAGTGA
- a CDS encoding TldD/PmbA family protein: protein MRRLPDLRPEDYAAILGGTDYGEAFVEISQGLSVRLEDRRIEDMSSSSEFGMGLRFLKRAGQSVETWQGSVQSFDPQAAARLKRGLLGPRAPEGRAPTGVLSAYEHPIRVDPGGIPLESKISLLKSMDQALRSEFQNLRQVSLSYGERQRETAILSSEGFFRKEKRTAVILAVNVVAEKNGVLQTGTEILGALKGYELILDSNPLRLARQAARRALAKLDAPKAEAGEMPIVIASSAGGTFIHEAIGHSLEVDHVQEGSSPAYRGKVGQAIAPENISVVDDPTLPFQRGSFRFDDEGLEAKSTYLVKNGVLTDYLYDRVTAMKEGKPSNGHGRRESFHCRPIPRMSNLYIAPGKDDPREIVKSLKAGILVTRMGGGQVNTATGEFVFEVDEGFWVEDGIVKHMVRDANLLGIGPEILKSIDRVGWDIGWGIGTCGKDGQGVPVSDAQPTLRIPRILIGGQHG, encoded by the coding sequence GTGAGAAGGCTCCCGGACCTGCGCCCCGAGGACTACGCCGCGATCCTGGGCGGAACCGACTACGGCGAGGCCTTTGTGGAGATCTCCCAGGGCCTTTCCGTGCGCCTTGAGGACCGCCGAATCGAGGATATGAGCTCGAGCTCCGAGTTCGGCATGGGTCTGCGCTTTTTGAAGCGGGCGGGCCAGTCGGTCGAAACCTGGCAGGGCAGCGTTCAAAGCTTCGACCCCCAAGCCGCGGCCAGGCTCAAGCGCGGGCTGTTGGGCCCGCGGGCCCCCGAGGGCCGCGCCCCGACCGGGGTCTTGTCGGCCTACGAGCACCCCATCCGGGTCGATCCCGGGGGAATTCCCCTCGAGAGCAAGATTTCTCTGCTCAAATCCATGGACCAGGCCCTGCGCTCTGAGTTTCAAAATCTGAGGCAGGTAAGCCTCTCCTACGGGGAGCGCCAAAGGGAAACCGCGATCCTCAGCTCCGAGGGCTTTTTTCGCAAGGAAAAGCGAACTGCGGTGATACTGGCAGTGAACGTGGTGGCCGAGAAAAACGGCGTGCTCCAGACCGGGACCGAGATCCTGGGCGCCCTCAAGGGCTACGAGCTCATCCTCGACTCCAACCCCCTGCGCTTGGCGCGCCAGGCCGCCCGCCGGGCCCTGGCCAAGCTCGACGCGCCCAAGGCCGAGGCCGGGGAAATGCCCATCGTGATCGCGAGCTCCGCCGGAGGCACCTTCATCCACGAGGCCATCGGGCATTCCCTGGAGGTGGACCACGTCCAGGAAGGCTCCTCCCCAGCGTACCGCGGAAAGGTCGGACAAGCCATAGCGCCCGAAAACATCTCGGTCGTGGACGACCCCACCTTGCCCTTCCAACGCGGCAGCTTCAGGTTCGACGACGAGGGCTTGGAGGCCAAGTCCACCTACCTGGTCAAAAACGGCGTTTTGACGGATTACCTTTACGACCGCGTGACCGCCATGAAGGAAGGCAAGCCCTCCAACGGCCACGGCCGGCGCGAGTCCTTCCACTGCCGGCCCATCCCGCGCATGTCCAACCTCTACATAGCGCCCGGCAAGGATGATCCGCGAGAGATCGTGAAAAGCCTCAAGGCCGGGATACTTGTGACCCGCATGGGCGGGGGACAGGTCAACACCGCCACCGGGGAGTTCGTGTTCGAGGTGGACGAGGGCTTCTGGGTCGAGGACGGGATCGTCAAGCACATGGTGAGGGACGCCAACCTCCTGGGCATAGGCCCCGAGATCTTAAAGTCCATAGACCGCGTGGGCTGGGATATCGGCTGGGGCATCGGCACCTGCGGAAAGGACGGCCAGGGGGTTCCGGTCTCGGACGCCCAGCCCACGCTGCGCATTCCCAGGATTTTGATCGGCGGACAGCATGGATAA
- a CDS encoding GAF domain-containing protein, with translation MASSQAETLELLIEIGRLLSSKLDVGELLETVLVLAARVVGAESASVLLLDEQTQELYFHVALGLGERTSGLRLKLGQGVAGHVAKMREPSIINDVHADPRWSSAVDSSTGFHTRSILAAPMILKGKIIGVVEAINKREGTFTAEDLKTFEAFASQASIAIENARLFSSLKEEKFRLDTIFAQMQDGAVLTDQAGAILMANPAAKKYMGVGTEPKTLDEATSGMTVAPSWSEIMTSQADAFDFTASREQPKKLFLAGKATRIHLNLERKAGEEPLAGWLCVFRDQTEEWRKERLKRTFLSLISHKLKTPLSSVMGYAEILKEEFKAGQRSDIERKALQAITTQGHKLADLVDKLLRYTILANPEDSMEAGPCRLDAVVDEALKSMKAWLASRKATVLWEPGGSHEVTGDAVQLKEVVKSLVENAVKFDPKIEKKVALWLEGGANEVYLRVKDLGPGIPPEEQDKIFSRFHQIEDSFTGQVEGWGLGLPYVKKIVEGHGGRVELKSKLQEGTTVTVILPRRRDGGTP, from the coding sequence ATGGCCTCCTCCCAAGCCGAGACTTTGGAGCTGCTCATCGAGATCGGCCGGCTTTTGTCCTCCAAGCTGGACGTGGGCGAGCTCCTGGAGACCGTCCTGGTGCTCGCCGCCCGAGTGGTCGGGGCCGAGAGCGCCTCCGTCCTGCTTCTAGACGAGCAAACCCAAGAGCTTTATTTCCACGTGGCCCTGGGGCTGGGGGAGCGCACCTCGGGCCTGCGCCTCAAACTCGGGCAGGGCGTGGCCGGGCACGTGGCTAAAATGCGCGAACCCTCCATCATCAACGACGTCCACGCCGATCCGCGCTGGTCCTCCGCGGTGGACAGCAGCACGGGATTTCACACCCGCTCGATCCTGGCCGCGCCCATGATACTCAAGGGCAAGATCATCGGCGTCGTGGAGGCCATCAACAAGCGCGAAGGAACCTTCACGGCCGAGGACCTCAAGACCTTCGAGGCCTTCGCCTCGCAGGCCAGCATCGCCATCGAGAACGCCCGGCTCTTTTCCTCCTTGAAGGAGGAGAAATTCAGGCTGGACACTATTTTCGCCCAAATGCAGGACGGGGCGGTCCTCACCGACCAAGCCGGCGCGATCCTCATGGCCAACCCCGCGGCCAAGAAATACATGGGCGTTGGCACGGAGCCCAAGACCCTCGACGAGGCCACCTCGGGCATGACCGTCGCTCCCTCCTGGAGCGAGATCATGACGAGCCAGGCGGACGCCTTCGACTTCACTGCCTCCCGCGAGCAGCCAAAAAAGCTCTTCCTCGCGGGAAAGGCCACCCGCATACATCTCAACCTCGAGCGCAAGGCCGGGGAAGAGCCCCTGGCGGGCTGGCTCTGCGTGTTCCGGGACCAGACAGAGGAATGGCGCAAGGAGCGGCTCAAGCGCACCTTCCTCTCCCTTATCTCGCACAAGCTCAAGACCCCCCTCTCCTCGGTCATGGGCTACGCCGAGATATTGAAGGAGGAGTTCAAGGCGGGCCAGCGCTCGGACATCGAGAGGAAGGCCCTTCAGGCCATCACGACCCAAGGCCATAAATTGGCCGATCTCGTGGACAAGCTCCTGCGCTACACGATCTTGGCCAACCCCGAGGACTCCATGGAGGCCGGCCCCTGTCGCCTGGACGCGGTGGTGGACGAGGCCCTAAAAAGCATGAAGGCCTGGCTCGCCTCACGCAAGGCCACGGTGCTCTGGGAACCCGGCGGCTCTCACGAGGTCACCGGAGACGCGGTCCAACTCAAGGAAGTGGTCAAGAGCCTGGTCGAGAACGCCGTCAAGTTCGATCCCAAAATAGAGAAGAAGGTGGCCCTTTGGCTCGAGGGCGGCGCCAACGAGGTTTATCTCCGCGTCAAGGACCTGGGCCCCGGCATCCCGCCGGAGGAACAGGACAAGATTTTCAGCCGCTTCCACCAGATTGAGGACTCCTTCACCGGACAAGTGGAGGGCTGGGGCCTAGGGCTTCCCTACGTGAAGAAAATCGTGGAGGGGCATGGGGGCCGGGTCGAGCTCAAGTCCAAGCTCCAAGAAGGCACGACCGTGACCGTGATCCTGCCGCGCCGCCGGGACGGCGGGACGCCGTGA